In Deinococcus aquiradiocola, the sequence GAGTTTCGTGGTGTCGGGGTACGTGCTGGACGATCAGGGCGTGCGTTCCCTGAAGGTGCAGGGCGTGAACGTGCCGCTGGAGGCGGCGGGCGAGAAGATCCAGCCGTTCAGTTTCCGGACGCTCATCCGGGGCGCGAACGCGACGTACACCATCGAGGCGACGGACGTGTCGGGGAACACGTCGACGCTGCCGTTCCAGGTGCGGGTGGATACCGTGAAGCCGGGCGTGAAGGTGACGCGCCTGGAGCGTTCCGGGCAGACGATCCGTCTGAGCGGCGTGGCGACGGACGATCAGAAGGTGGTGGAGGTGATGGTGGACGGCACGCGCCTGAACATCACGCCGGGCGCGCGGGTGGAGTTCTACGCGGAGACGAACGGGGTGTACGCGGACGTGTCGGTGCGGGACGCGGCGGGCAACGTGGTCAAGCTCCGAGCAAGGTGAAGCGCCCGCAGATGACTTTACGGATGACAGGTTCGCGGGTGGCTTCCGGGGCGGAACGCTGGCCGGACACGGCAGAAATTTACGCCTGAGAACGCACTTTACGCCCCCACAGCACCCATGTTAAGGTCAGCCTCACTGCACACCAGGAGGTTCATCATGGCTTCAGACACCAGCACGCTCCTCGGCGGGCTCCTGCCCTTCGAGCACGCCCCGTACTTCGACTTCAGCCGCCCCGACACCGCCCAGGCCCAGCGGGACGCGTTCCGGCAGGTGCGCGAACGCCACGTGGGACGCACCTTTCCGCTCCTGATCGGCGGGCAGCACGAGGACGGCAGCGGCACCTTCGGCGTCACGAACCCCGGCGATACGCGCGAGACCGTCTGGCACTTCCAGAACGCCACGCCGGACCAGCTGGACCGGGCCGTGACGGCCGCCGCCGACACGTTCCGCACGTGGCGGCACAGCGATCCCCTGCAGCGCGTGAGCATCTTCAAGCGCGCGGCAGACCTGCTGCGCTCTCGCCGCATGGAGTTCAACGCCGTCATGACGCTGGAGAACGGCAAGAACTGGAGCGAGGCGGACGGCGAGATCGCCGAATGCGTCGACCACTTCGAGGTGTTCGCCCGCGAGACCCTCCGGTGGGCGCAGGGCAAACCCGTGTACCCCATGCCGGACGAGCACGTCACCACGCAGTACGAGGCGCTCGGCGTGGTGGCCGTCATCAGCCCCTGGAACTTCCCGGCCGCCATTCCTCTCGGCATGAGCCTGGGCGCCATCGCCGCCGGGAACACCGTGATCTGGAAGCCCGCCAGCGAAACGCCGCTCTCCAGCCTGCTGATGATCGAACTGCTGCACGAGGCGGGCCTCCCGGCGGGCGTCATCCAGTTCCTGACGGGCAGCGACGACGTGCTGGGCGACCCGCTCGTGGATCACCCGCAGGTCCGCATGATCGCCTTCACGGGGAGCCGCGAGATTGGGTGCCGCATCTACGAGCGTGCCGCGAAGGTCCAGCCGGGCCAGAGATGGCTGAAACGCGTCATGGCCGAGATGGGCGGCAAGGACGCCACCGTCGTGTGCGCCGACGCGGACCTCGACGCGGCCGCGCTCGGCATCGCGCAGGCCGCCTTCGGGTACGCGGGCCAGAAGTGCAGCGCGTGCAGCCGCGCGATCGTGGAGGACAGCGTGTACGACGAGGTGCTCGCCAGGGTGGTCGCGCACGCCGAAGCGGTTCGTGCGGGCCTCCCCGAGGAGAACGGCGCAATCGGCCCCGTCATCCACGAGGGCAGCCTGAAACGCATTCAGGGGTACGTGGATGCGGGCCGCCGCACGGCGCGCCTCGTGACGGGCGGTGACCGCGTGGACGGCCTGCACGGCGCGTACCTGCAGCCCACCATCCTCGCGGACGTGGACCCGAAAGACCCGCTGTTCCAGGAGGAGATCTTCGGGCCGGTCCTGACGTTCACGCGCGCCCGCGACTGGCAGCACGCGCTGGACCTCGCCAACGACAGCGAGTACGGCCTGACCGGCAGCTTCTACAGCCGCGACCCGCACAAGATCACCGCCGCGCGCCGCGACTTCCACGTCGGGAACCTGTACGTGAACCGCAAGTGCACCGGCGCGCTCAGCGGCACGCACGCCTTCGGCGGGTACGGCATGAGCGGCACGAACGCCAAGGTGGGCGGCCCCGACTACCTGTTCTGGTTCCTGCAGACCAAGACGACCGCCCAGCGGTACTGAACGGTCTAACTGTCCGGCCCGAGTTGCCCGGCCAGCCAGAGCAGCGCGTCCTCGTCCGTATGCACGAAACGCACCTGTGGATGCCGGGCATGCTCCGACGCGAGCTGCGCGAAGCGCTCCCCGTGGGCGTTCCAGTCCGGCAGCACGCAGGCGGTCGGCAGGCGGAGGTGCACGAGACGCTGGAACAGTTCTCCGGCGAGGCCACTCTCCAGCCGGTAGAAGTCCGGTCCGACGTCCGTAGCGTGCACGATCAGGCCGTCCAGTCCGTACACGGCGCCAATCAGGCCGGGCAGGTCCAGCACCGACTCGGCCCGCACCCCGAGGAAGCCGAGCGTGTTTATCGTGAAGGTCTCCGGATGGGCCACAGCGTTTCACCTCCCGGGTCATTCTGCGACACTGAATCCATGACGACTTCCAACTCCTCTCAACTCGCGTTCGCCCGTCTCCTGCCCCGCCTGTACCGTGGGGGTCAGGCGTTCGTGGGCGTCGAGGCGAGCCTGTCGGACCTCACGCCGGACCAGGCGGCACGGCGGCCGGACGGTCTGCCTCACTCGGTGGCGGACCTGCTCGCGC encodes:
- a CDS encoding L-glutamate gamma-semialdehyde dehydrogenase encodes the protein MASDTSTLLGGLLPFEHAPYFDFSRPDTAQAQRDAFRQVRERHVGRTFPLLIGGQHEDGSGTFGVTNPGDTRETVWHFQNATPDQLDRAVTAAADTFRTWRHSDPLQRVSIFKRAADLLRSRRMEFNAVMTLENGKNWSEADGEIAECVDHFEVFARETLRWAQGKPVYPMPDEHVTTQYEALGVVAVISPWNFPAAIPLGMSLGAIAAGNTVIWKPASETPLSSLLMIELLHEAGLPAGVIQFLTGSDDVLGDPLVDHPQVRMIAFTGSREIGCRIYERAAKVQPGQRWLKRVMAEMGGKDATVVCADADLDAAALGIAQAAFGYAGQKCSACSRAIVEDSVYDEVLARVVAHAEAVRAGLPEENGAIGPVIHEGSLKRIQGYVDAGRRTARLVTGGDRVDGLHGAYLQPTILADVDPKDPLFQEEIFGPVLTFTRARDWQHALDLANDSEYGLTGSFYSRDPHKITAARRDFHVGNLYVNRKCTGALSGTHAFGGYGMSGTNAKVGGPDYLFWFLQTKTTAQRY
- a CDS encoding DUF4180 domain-containing protein, producing MAHPETFTINTLGFLGVRAESVLDLPGLIGAVYGLDGLIVHATDVGPDFYRLESGLAGELFQRLVHLRLPTACVLPDWNAHGERFAQLASEHARHPQVRFVHTDEDALLWLAGQLGPDS